A genomic window from Candidatus Binataceae bacterium includes:
- a CDS encoding enoyl-CoA hydratase-related protein — MSIVLSVEGAIAEVVLNRPDKMNAVSGAMVRELGAALDRAQAQGVRALLIRGEGPGFCAGRDLAEANPGNEDGEAILEETINPIIRQITTFPAPTFASVHGPCLGAGLGIALACDVVYIADDAKIGSPFARIGAVLDSGGHSFFVSRLGAHRTLELIYSGRLMSGTEATQLGLVNQSFPRDSVLENTRKLAAQVAAGPTAAFMESKRLVRRIDEEGLGLFAVLKCEAKSQGIAARTEDYKEGISAFQQKRQPKFTGR, encoded by the coding sequence ATGAGCATCGTCCTATCGGTTGAGGGCGCGATCGCCGAAGTCGTTCTCAATCGGCCCGACAAGATGAACGCGGTGAGCGGGGCGATGGTCCGCGAGCTCGGCGCGGCGCTTGATCGCGCGCAGGCGCAGGGTGTTCGCGCGCTGCTGATTCGGGGCGAGGGTCCCGGTTTTTGCGCGGGCCGCGACCTCGCCGAGGCCAATCCCGGCAACGAAGACGGCGAGGCGATTCTCGAAGAGACCATCAATCCGATCATCCGGCAGATCACGACCTTCCCGGCGCCGACATTCGCGTCGGTTCACGGACCATGCCTTGGCGCGGGGCTGGGTATCGCGCTCGCCTGCGATGTGGTCTACATCGCCGACGATGCAAAGATCGGCTCGCCATTCGCACGAATCGGCGCCGTGCTCGATTCGGGCGGCCACTCGTTTTTCGTGTCGCGGCTCGGCGCGCATCGCACGCTGGAGCTAATCTACTCGGGCCGCCTGATGTCGGGCACCGAGGCCACGCAACTCGGCCTGGTCAACCAAAGCTTCCCGCGCGATAGCGTGCTCGAAAATACCCGCAAGCTCGCCGCACAAGTCGCGGCCGGGCCAACGGCAGCATTCATGGAGTCGAAGCGCCTCGTCCGCCGCATCGACGAAGAAGGCCTCGGGCTATTCGCGGTCCTCAAGTGCGAAGCGAAATCGCAAGGCATCGCCGCCCGGACCGAGGACTACAAGGAAGGTATCAGCGCCTTCCAGCAGAAGCGCCAACCGAAATTCACCGGCCGCTAG
- a CDS encoding TetR/AcrR family transcriptional regulator, whose protein sequence is MGRPPAKERKPYNPDTILDVAVRVFRERGYDGSSLEQVASAAGITKASIYYHVRSKEELLARGVGRAFNALFASLEEPAATSGRAVDRLKFIVRRTIEITVERLDEVALLLSVRGNTRVEKRIVDRRREFDHRVAAIMTAAQAARELRADIDPRLATRLLFGMLNSITEWYRPDGDLGSAEIAQAVYRIAFEGLE, encoded by the coding sequence TTGGGTCGTCCGCCGGCAAAAGAACGCAAGCCGTACAATCCGGATACTATTCTCGATGTAGCAGTGCGCGTATTTCGTGAGCGTGGCTACGACGGTAGCTCGCTCGAGCAGGTCGCGAGCGCCGCGGGAATCACCAAGGCGAGCATCTACTATCACGTGCGCAGCAAGGAAGAGTTGCTCGCGCGCGGAGTAGGGCGCGCATTCAACGCGCTGTTTGCCTCGCTCGAGGAGCCGGCCGCAACTTCAGGGCGTGCGGTCGATCGCTTGAAGTTCATCGTGCGTCGCACGATCGAGATCACCGTCGAGCGGCTCGACGAGGTGGCGCTGCTGTTGAGTGTTCGCGGGAATACCCGCGTCGAGAAGCGAATCGTGGATCGGCGCCGAGAGTTCGATCATCGCGTCGCGGCGATCATGACCGCGGCGCAGGCGGCGCGCGAACTGCGCGCCGATATCGATCCGCGGCTCGCCACGCGGCTTCTGTTTGGGATGCTGAATTCAATCACAGAATGGTATCGTCCGGACGGCGATCTGGGCAGCGCTGAGATCGCGCAGGCGGTCTATCGGATCGCATTCGAGGGCCTCGAATAG
- a CDS encoding TIGR03619 family F420-dependent LLM class oxidoreductase produces the protein MKYGIAVRNMGPQSSRKTIMACARIAEQAGFDAIFVSDHLCIPTDQAEGSGGRYLDVMATIAFLAGMTERIRIGISVLVLPYRPAVLTARQLAAIQELSGERVILATGSGWMKPEFEALGVDFRRRGVITTETLEVIHHLFSADLPGGFEGKTVRFPSFVSLPRPKRPPIWIGGNGDAAIKRVVDFGDGWHPMLSATELEAKVEELKSMLRAKGRPDPEIIVRRGMKFHDIAAARARLQAEREAGATYFILDLGRYPDEAAFGESVETFMAKVAS, from the coding sequence ATGAAGTACGGCATTGCAGTTCGCAATATGGGCCCGCAGTCGAGCCGCAAAACGATCATGGCTTGCGCGCGGATCGCTGAGCAGGCGGGGTTCGACGCAATCTTCGTTTCCGATCACCTGTGTATTCCTACCGATCAGGCCGAGGGCTCGGGCGGCCGCTACCTCGACGTGATGGCGACGATCGCCTTTCTGGCCGGCATGACCGAGCGGATCCGCATCGGCATCTCGGTGCTGGTGTTGCCATATCGTCCAGCGGTGCTGACTGCGCGTCAGCTCGCGGCGATCCAGGAGCTCTCCGGCGAGCGCGTCATCCTCGCGACCGGCAGCGGATGGATGAAACCGGAGTTCGAGGCGCTGGGCGTGGATTTCCGCCGCCGCGGAGTGATCACCACCGAGACACTTGAAGTGATCCATCACCTTTTCAGCGCCGACCTTCCGGGCGGTTTCGAGGGCAAGACGGTACGCTTCCCCTCTTTCGTATCGCTGCCGCGGCCCAAGCGGCCCCCGATCTGGATCGGCGGCAACGGCGACGCGGCGATCAAACGCGTCGTGGATTTCGGCGACGGCTGGCATCCGATGCTGTCCGCCACGGAACTTGAAGCGAAAGTTGAAGAGTTGAAATCGATGCTGCGCGCCAAGGGGCGCCCCGATCCTGAGATCATCGTTCGCCGTGGCATGAAGTTCCACGATATCGCGGCTGCGCGCGCAAGGCTCCAAGCTGAGCGCGAGGCGGGTGCGACCTACTTCATCCTCGACCTGGGCCGCTATCCCGACGAAGCCGCGTTCGGCGAATCGGTCGAGACCTTTATGGCCAAGGTCGCGAGCTAG
- a CDS encoding CoA transferase produces the protein MAKLNHDRGMVMSEETLLPEKFGPLQGVKIVSTGTLIAQPFAAELASEMGAEVIQIERVGVGDTGWRNIGVRIPTTDGKGAVATSWIQERRNVFCVTLDLSKPRGKEIFLKLVARADIWMESSKPGTYSKWGLDDASVWKVNPKLVITHVSGFGQTGDPDFVARASYDIVGQAAGGMLYQTGFPDPTPPTRAAPWTGDYITALFTMWSSLAGLTYARTTGKGQSIDLAQYEAIHKTIGGTMLEYFQKGMVRERTGNRATGFQPLDTFQAKDGWVVLGALGDVYGRLLQVIGLDPKDPKWEIARTDLESIEGIEFDAILRGWISERTVAEVVHQMAAGGKVPCSPIMSAKDMADDPQYRARGVHVEWNDEQVGPVKGIGVVPRFSLTPGKITRGSVPIGHDNQRVFGEMLGLSAQDLEALSREKVI, from the coding sequence GTGGCTAAACTTAATCACGATCGCGGGATGGTCATGTCCGAAGAGACTCTTTTGCCTGAGAAATTCGGCCCTTTGCAGGGCGTCAAGATCGTATCCACCGGAACACTGATTGCGCAGCCGTTTGCGGCTGAACTCGCCTCTGAGATGGGCGCGGAGGTGATTCAGATCGAGCGCGTCGGCGTGGGCGATACCGGATGGCGCAATATCGGCGTGCGCATTCCCACCACCGACGGCAAGGGCGCGGTGGCGACGAGCTGGATCCAGGAGCGGCGCAACGTCTTTTGCGTGACGCTCGATCTCTCCAAGCCGCGCGGCAAGGAGATCTTCCTGAAGCTCGTCGCGCGCGCCGACATCTGGATGGAAAGCTCGAAGCCCGGCACCTATTCGAAATGGGGACTTGACGACGCCAGCGTCTGGAAGGTCAACCCGAAGCTGGTGATTACGCACGTCTCGGGCTTCGGCCAGACCGGTGATCCTGACTTCGTCGCGCGCGCATCCTACGACATCGTGGGTCAGGCTGCGGGCGGGATGCTCTATCAGACCGGTTTTCCCGATCCGACGCCGCCGACGCGCGCCGCACCTTGGACGGGAGACTACATTACGGCGCTTTTCACGATGTGGTCGTCGCTCGCGGGCCTGACTTACGCGCGAACAACCGGCAAGGGGCAGTCGATTGATCTCGCGCAATACGAGGCGATTCACAAAACGATCGGCGGCACTATGCTCGAGTACTTTCAGAAGGGCATGGTGCGCGAGCGCACCGGTAATCGCGCGACGGGCTTTCAGCCGCTCGATACGTTTCAGGCCAAGGACGGATGGGTTGTGCTCGGCGCGCTTGGCGACGTGTACGGGCGCCTGCTCCAGGTTATCGGCCTCGACCCCAAAGATCCCAAGTGGGAAATCGCCCGGACCGATCTCGAATCGATCGAAGGAATCGAGTTCGACGCGATCCTGCGCGGATGGATCAGCGAACGCACCGTCGCCGAAGTGGTGCATCAGATGGCGGCGGGCGGCAAGGTTCCGTGTTCGCCGATCATGTCCGCGAAGGACATGGCCGATGATCCGCAATATCGTGCGCGTGGCGTGCACGTCGAGTGGAACGACGAACAGGTCGGGCCCGTCAAAGGAATCGGCGTGGTGCCGAGGTTCTCGCTGACGCCGGGCAAGATCACGCGCGGCTCGGTTCCGATCGGCCACGACAATCAGCGCGTATTCGGCGAGATGCTCGGGCTCAGCGCCCAGGACCTCGAGGCATTGAGCCGCGAGAAAGTGATCTAG
- a CDS encoding FHA domain-containing protein, whose protein sequence is MNGTLNRRELMMKALAGLAGGAIGWLPVELVTNGHSLTEQISTTNVILSYLAMVILSGMIGGFIVAAEGQQIELSPETQRKFLRGFVICCLAGLVSNFISNMIFGAILNAGGWSFNHQGSMFFLVVARITSWVVMGGVLGLGVGIATFNMANVPKGALGGVIGGFIGGALFDLINGVTGGGLPARFIGLSLIGLLIGLLIGLVQELTKAAWIVVDKGRLRGRQFRVEGARATIGRAEENPIGLFGDTAVQARHAIIERQGSDYVLKNLAVQAGTFVNGSRIETVTLHDGDRVAIGGYEMVFHLRNAVGQPQAAFTTRAPSPARVAPPPPPVTSATPSGAGPCLTDTAGTRFQLKTGAATTIGRALDNDIVINHSSVSRHHASVETRNGGFVVRDLGSQNGTYVAYNRVTEAPLADGESFRLGDAWFVFRA, encoded by the coding sequence ATGAACGGCACGCTTAATCGCCGCGAACTGATGATGAAGGCACTGGCTGGCTTGGCCGGCGGTGCGATCGGATGGCTCCCCGTCGAGCTGGTGACGAATGGTCATTCGCTGACCGAGCAAATCTCGACCACGAATGTAATCCTCAGCTACCTCGCGATGGTCATCCTGTCGGGAATGATTGGCGGCTTCATCGTCGCCGCTGAGGGCCAACAAATCGAGCTATCGCCCGAGACGCAGCGCAAGTTCCTGCGCGGATTCGTGATCTGCTGCCTGGCAGGACTGGTCTCGAATTTCATCTCCAACATGATCTTCGGGGCGATCCTCAACGCTGGCGGATGGAGCTTCAATCACCAGGGTTCGATGTTCTTCCTCGTCGTCGCGCGAATCACGAGCTGGGTCGTGATGGGCGGCGTGCTCGGTCTGGGCGTCGGCATCGCTACGTTCAACATGGCCAACGTGCCCAAGGGCGCGCTCGGCGGTGTGATCGGCGGGTTCATCGGCGGCGCTTTGTTCGATTTAATCAACGGCGTGACGGGCGGTGGACTGCCGGCGCGATTCATCGGCCTCAGCCTTATCGGACTGCTGATTGGGCTTTTGATCGGACTCGTGCAGGAGCTCACCAAGGCCGCGTGGATCGTCGTCGACAAGGGCCGCCTGCGCGGCCGCCAGTTCCGCGTCGAGGGAGCGCGCGCAACAATTGGCCGCGCCGAGGAAAATCCGATCGGTCTATTCGGCGATACCGCCGTGCAGGCGCGTCACGCGATTATCGAGCGCCAGGGCAGTGACTACGTCTTGAAGAATCTCGCCGTCCAGGCGGGAACCTTCGTCAATGGCAGCCGTATCGAAACGGTGACGTTGCACGACGGCGATCGCGTCGCGATCGGCGGCTACGAGATGGTCTTTCACCTGCGCAACGCCGTGGGTCAGCCGCAAGCGGCGTTCACGACGCGCGCCCCCTCGCCTGCTCGCGTCGCGCCGCCTCCACCGCCTGTCACATCGGCAACACCTTCGGGAGCCGGGCCGTGTCTGACTGACACCGCGGGCACGCGATTTCAACTCAAGACCGGAGCGGCGACGACGATCGGCCGCGCCCTCGACAACGATATCGTCATCAACCATTCTTCGGTCTCGCGCCATCATGCGAGCGTCGAGACGCGCAACGGCGGCTTCGTGGTGCGCGACCTCGGCAGCCAGAACGGCACCTACGTGGCGTACAATCGCGTGACGGAGGCGCCGCTCGCTGACGGCGAATCATTCCGGCTGGGCGACGCGTGGTTCGTCTTCCGTGCGTGA
- a CDS encoding zinc ribbon domain-containing protein, whose amino-acid sequence MRDRDAMKPRFCSRCGKPVVVRDASFCKECGAPLNASVWIRQNPGFNPVMAAILSIIPGLGHLYRGRVGRGIGWFFGVSFAYGASFPLGVVLHIICAANAALAGTISDDAFATPRVR is encoded by the coding sequence GTGCGTGATCGCGACGCGATGAAGCCGCGCTTCTGCTCGCGATGCGGCAAGCCAGTGGTCGTCAGGGATGCTTCGTTTTGTAAGGAATGCGGCGCGCCGTTAAACGCCTCGGTCTGGATTCGGCAGAACCCCGGCTTCAACCCGGTGATGGCGGCGATCCTCAGCATTATTCCCGGCCTCGGGCATCTTTATCGCGGCCGCGTCGGGCGCGGGATCGGATGGTTCTTTGGAGTTTCATTCGCCTACGGCGCGTCGTTCCCGCTGGGCGTCGTGCTTCACATCATATGCGCCGCCAATGCCGCACTCGCCGGCACAATCTCCGACGATGCGTTCGCTACACCAAGAGTTCGCTAG
- a CDS encoding protein kinase — protein MIDSNTIVGGRYKVLHPLGGGGMKLVYLAEDLRLASRPCALAEMVDSFTSPDMQKQAVAAFQREADMLAQLSNEHIPRVFDRFSEENHHYLVMEYIDGITLEDELKADGGKMPEAELIDIALQILDTLNYLHNLEPPVIYRDLKPSNVMIGRNAQAKLIDFGIARHFQPLSNATMIGTQGYAPPEQYRGRVEARSDLYALGATMHHALSGRDPALEPPFSFPPLRSLCPQATPGLCELIDDALKYDVVLRVPDAAEFKRRLLEIRDGRAYPPAADTAQPGTSGSQPRSQLKLPLSKKPPATPSAPTMLSDAIDAACPRCGRKIPIDSNFCSFCAANVTGTLGLPRNPAAQAEARTIVLDDVAGPGPDSWSQPQPSYDFESEEPPMRRRRRAVRPRHLTLFVVILFLAGFFSIRYMQQQGDDTSPDGGGSSYVPPSAPSAPSAPDEGDALASNPRLQMLRRSLDAQGYNGVHFKMDGNTLVLWGTVQNETDRIMVQSQVYMIAGVFSIEDHLQVRDGFGEP, from the coding sequence ATGATCGATTCGAACACTATCGTTGGCGGACGCTACAAGGTTCTGCACCCGCTCGGCGGCGGCGGCATGAAGCTCGTCTATCTCGCCGAGGATCTGCGCCTCGCATCGCGGCCCTGCGCACTCGCCGAGATGGTCGACAGCTTCACCAGCCCCGACATGCAGAAGCAGGCCGTGGCCGCCTTCCAGCGCGAGGCCGACATGCTCGCGCAGCTCAGCAACGAGCATATCCCGCGCGTGTTCGATCGTTTCAGCGAGGAAAACCATCACTACCTCGTGATGGAATACATCGATGGCATCACGCTCGAGGACGAGCTCAAGGCCGACGGCGGCAAGATGCCCGAGGCCGAGCTCATCGACATCGCGCTGCAAATCCTCGACACGCTGAACTACCTGCACAACCTCGAGCCGCCCGTCATATATCGCGATCTCAAGCCGTCGAACGTGATGATCGGGCGCAACGCGCAGGCCAAGCTCATCGACTTTGGCATCGCGCGGCATTTCCAGCCGCTGAGCAACGCCACGATGATCGGCACGCAGGGCTACGCGCCGCCCGAGCAGTATCGCGGCCGCGTCGAGGCGCGCTCGGATCTCTACGCGCTCGGCGCGACGATGCATCACGCGCTGTCCGGCCGTGATCCCGCGCTCGAGCCGCCGTTCAGCTTTCCGCCGCTACGTTCGCTCTGTCCGCAGGCGACGCCGGGTCTGTGCGAGCTTATCGATGACGCATTGAAATACGACGTCGTCTTGCGCGTTCCCGATGCGGCCGAGTTCAAACGGCGCTTGCTCGAAATTCGCGACGGGCGCGCGTATCCGCCCGCTGCCGATACGGCTCAGCCGGGCACATCCGGCAGTCAACCACGCTCGCAACTCAAGCTTCCGCTCTCAAAGAAGCCGCCAGCAACCCCATCCGCGCCGACGATGCTCAGCGATGCCATCGATGCGGCGTGTCCGCGATGCGGGCGGAAAATTCCGATCGATTCCAACTTCTGCTCGTTCTGCGCCGCGAATGTGACCGGCACGCTCGGTCTGCCACGAAACCCAGCCGCGCAAGCCGAAGCGCGCACGATCGTGCTCGACGATGTGGCCGGTCCTGGTCCCGACTCGTGGTCGCAGCCACAGCCCTCCTACGATTTTGAAAGCGAAGAGCCGCCGATGCGGCGGCGGCGGCGCGCCGTGCGCCCGCGCCATCTGACCTTATTCGTGGTCATACTTTTTCTCGCCGGCTTCTTCTCGATCCGATACATGCAGCAACAAGGGGACGACACGTCACCCGACGGTGGCGGCAGCAGTTACGTCCCACCTTCCGCACCCTCAGCGCCGTCAGCACCCGATGAAGGCGACGCATTGGCCAGTAATCCACGGCTGCAGATGCTGCGCCGATCGCTCGACGCACAAGGTTACAACGGCGTGCACTTCAAGATGGACGGCAACACTCTCGTACTCTGGGGCACGGTGCAGAACGAAACCGATCGCATCATGGTGCAGTCCCAGGTCTACATGATCGCGGGCGTCTTCTCGATCGAAGATCACCTCCAGGTCCGCGACGGCTTCGGCGAGCCCTGA
- a CDS encoding PHP-associated domain-containing protein produces MIVDLHVHTNLSADSNVAPEQYLEFAASTQRGLGAICFTEHRLFPTDPEIDRLYGRLSERFQIAVFKGIEADTDLGHLLLFGVNHEVMRRFDLCSRMLKSEHLIEVLHHEGGIAIPAHPFRESGFGIRLDALLARHGAALGAIEAINGQNSKSENQHALDAALKLGLTQVGGSDAHFATGKWFQTCATELERAVSTVEGLCTELRAGRARPYLFADGDPVA; encoded by the coding sequence ATGATCGTCGACTTGCACGTGCATACGAATCTGTCGGCCGACTCGAACGTCGCGCCTGAGCAGTATCTCGAATTCGCCGCCAGCACTCAGCGTGGGCTCGGAGCTATCTGCTTCACCGAGCATCGCCTGTTTCCGACTGATCCGGAGATCGACCGGCTGTATGGCCGACTGTCAGAGCGCTTTCAGATTGCGGTCTTTAAAGGCATCGAAGCTGACACCGACCTCGGCCACCTTTTGTTATTCGGCGTTAACCACGAAGTCATGCGCCGCTTCGACCTGTGCTCGCGGATGCTCAAGAGCGAGCATCTGATCGAGGTGCTGCATCACGAGGGCGGTATCGCGATTCCGGCGCATCCGTTCCGCGAATCCGGCTTCGGCATACGGTTGGACGCGCTCCTCGCTCGCCATGGCGCCGCGCTGGGCGCGATCGAAGCGATCAACGGACAGAACTCCAAGAGCGAAAACCAGCACGCTCTCGACGCGGCGCTCAAGCTGGGGCTAACCCAGGTCGGCGGCAGCGACGCTCACTTCGCAACCGGAAAATGGTTCCAAACCTGCGCTACGGAACTTGAGCGCGCCGTGAGCACGGTCGAAGGCCTGTGCACGGAGCTTCGCGCTGGCCGTGCGCGGCCTTATTTATTCGCGGATGGCGACCCGGTTGCCTGA
- a CDS encoding chloride channel protein, whose product MRAPGLSLRSDQFEYVRLILLSVIVGVLGALGNLGFRELIDFFSWLYRGLEWNFLGIPHGGWHLAFVPIILLSGGLGMLLLDALSPGDVFGYGFPNFLEMVNLGTARIKRRWIVVKAAGAALSLGAGASVGREGPIAQIGGALGSLVAQVTGLSVDRAKVLVAAGAGAGIATTFNAPIGGLMFAQEIVLLGHAELANLTLLVIATTSAVVTSRAILGASGAVFVVPEFVLRSYWELITYGLMGVVLGLLGSAYIEFFHATGRWFRRLNVPDWGRLAIGLTIVGMIAIPLPQNLSDGYPVINSVMAGEYGLVMLLALTAAKFFASSVSLECGAPGGVFGPTFFIGTMAGGAFQRVSMHVMPALTGPRGSYGLLGLGAFLAAVTHAPLTALFLLFEMTHSYEVAVPAMVATITALVVSRAVQSESMDTYSLAREGKTLQLSSERVALTQIPVGAVMTKHVTFVRENASLADVLQVAGDTHQSTLPVISTDGDLAGLIITRDLLSLVAGGEELGPLVNAFDICRDNPPFVKPDSNLDSAGQLMEHEGLDEVPVVEKAGGRFLGMVTRQHIAQALNRVNVSLASMATRDQNIFWATGYRVTRIDIPEAAAGRTIREIDPRARFGVTVLAFQDGENPDVGFVPITPDRAFKHGDLLIVAGRPSDIRQFTRELENPAARTTNGSAQATGSPSANK is encoded by the coding sequence ATGCGCGCGCCAGGACTCTCACTTCGTTCTGATCAGTTCGAGTACGTTCGGCTGATCCTTCTTTCAGTGATCGTCGGTGTGCTCGGCGCGCTTGGCAATCTTGGCTTCCGCGAGCTGATCGATTTTTTCTCCTGGCTGTACCGCGGCCTGGAATGGAACTTCCTCGGTATTCCGCACGGCGGATGGCATCTGGCCTTTGTGCCGATCATTTTGCTTAGCGGCGGCCTCGGAATGCTGCTGCTGGATGCGCTGTCGCCCGGCGATGTGTTCGGCTACGGATTTCCGAATTTTCTCGAGATGGTGAATCTCGGCACGGCGCGCATCAAGCGGCGATGGATCGTGGTCAAGGCCGCAGGAGCGGCGTTGTCGCTGGGCGCCGGCGCCTCGGTCGGCCGCGAAGGACCAATTGCACAAATCGGCGGCGCGCTCGGCTCGCTGGTTGCGCAGGTAACCGGGCTCTCCGTCGATCGCGCGAAGGTGCTGGTCGCGGCGGGAGCGGGCGCCGGTATCGCAACGACCTTCAACGCGCCGATTGGCGGGCTGATGTTCGCGCAGGAGATCGTTCTGCTCGGCCATGCCGAGCTGGCCAACCTGACACTCCTCGTCATCGCGACGACCAGCGCGGTCGTCACCTCGCGCGCGATCCTCGGCGCCAGTGGCGCGGTCTTCGTGGTTCCTGAGTTCGTCCTGCGCAGTTACTGGGAACTCATCACGTATGGGCTGATGGGCGTGGTGCTTGGCCTCCTGGGCTCGGCTTACATCGAATTTTTTCACGCGACGGGGCGATGGTTCCGCAGACTGAACGTGCCCGACTGGGGGCGGCTCGCGATTGGCCTCACGATCGTCGGCATGATCGCGATCCCACTGCCGCAGAACCTGTCGGATGGTTACCCGGTCATCAACTCGGTGATGGCGGGCGAGTACGGGCTCGTCATGCTGCTGGCGCTGACGGCGGCGAAGTTCTTCGCCAGCAGCGTGTCGCTCGAATGCGGCGCGCCGGGAGGAGTCTTCGGGCCCACGTTTTTCATTGGCACGATGGCGGGGGGAGCGTTTCAGCGGGTCTCGATGCATGTGATGCCGGCTCTCACCGGACCGCGTGGATCGTATGGACTGTTGGGGCTCGGGGCGTTTCTCGCCGCCGTCACCCATGCGCCGCTGACGGCTCTGTTCCTGCTCTTCGAGATGACCCACAGCTACGAGGTCGCGGTGCCCGCGATGGTCGCGACGATCACGGCGTTGGTCGTATCGCGCGCAGTGCAGAGCGAATCGATGGACACCTACAGCCTCGCGCGCGAGGGCAAGACCCTCCAACTGTCGAGCGAGCGCGTCGCACTGACGCAAATACCCGTCGGCGCAGTGATGACCAAACATGTGACGTTTGTGCGCGAGAACGCCTCACTGGCCGACGTGCTCCAGGTCGCTGGCGACACGCATCAATCGACGTTGCCCGTGATCAGTACCGACGGCGATCTCGCCGGGCTGATAATTACGCGCGATTTGCTTTCGCTGGTGGCGGGCGGCGAGGAGCTTGGCCCGCTGGTCAACGCATTCGATATTTGCCGGGACAACCCGCCGTTCGTGAAGCCCGATAGCAATCTCGACAGCGCGGGTCAGCTCATGGAGCACGAAGGACTCGATGAGGTTCCCGTCGTTGAGAAGGCGGGTGGCCGCTTTCTTGGAATGGTAACGCGGCAGCATATTGCGCAGGCGCTCAACCGGGTGAACGTGTCGCTGGCGTCGATGGCGACGCGCGATCAGAACATCTTCTGGGCCACAGGTTATCGCGTAACTCGCATCGATATTCCCGAGGCTGCCGCGGGCCGCACCATAAGAGAGATCGACCCGCGCGCAAGATTCGGCGTGACAGTGCTCGCGTTCCAGGATGGCGAGAATCCCGACGTCGGGTTCGTGCCAATTACGCCCGACCGCGCATTCAAGCACGGAGATTTGCTGATAGTTGCCGGCAGACCATCGGACATCAGGCAATTCACTCGCGAGCTGGAAAACCCAGCCGCCCGCACCACGAACGGCTCGGCTCAGGCAACCGGGTCGCCATCCGCGAATAAATAA
- a CDS encoding alpha/beta hydrolase, with translation MADSIIGPTSHYFYSQRLKLHYVDWGNPDKPLMVLVHGGRDHCRNWDWSALDLREHFHIIAPDLRGHGDSDWAVGGSYSMIDYVLDLAQLMSAVAAEPATLIGHSLGGSIVLQYSGTFPSMVKRVVSIEGLGPPPGMIQDTPAYERMSNWITQMQTLARRKVREYPSIDEARARMREANPHLSREQARHLTIWGVRRNENGTYSWKFDNYVHATSPYMFNSKDAREIWGRITCPTYLIRGAESWAGDWVKDGRFATFKNAGTTTVEKAGHWVHHDQLAEFLEIVHRFLEI, from the coding sequence ATGGCCGATAGTATCATCGGGCCGACTTCGCATTATTTCTATTCGCAGCGGCTCAAGCTGCACTACGTCGATTGGGGAAACCCGGACAAGCCGCTGATGGTGCTGGTTCACGGCGGACGCGACCACTGCCGCAACTGGGACTGGAGCGCGCTCGACCTGCGCGAGCATTTTCACATCATCGCGCCCGACCTGCGCGGACACGGCGACTCCGACTGGGCTGTCGGCGGATCCTACTCGATGATTGATTATGTGCTCGATCTGGCGCAGCTGATGTCGGCCGTTGCGGCCGAGCCCGCCACGCTTATCGGGCATTCGCTGGGCGGCAGTATCGTGCTGCAGTACTCGGGAACCTTTCCCAGCATGGTCAAGCGCGTGGTCTCGATCGAGGGTCTCGGTCCGCCGCCGGGGATGATCCAGGACACTCCCGCCTACGAGCGGATGTCGAACTGGATCACGCAGATGCAAACCCTCGCGCGGCGCAAGGTGCGCGAATACCCGTCGATCGACGAGGCGCGGGCGCGGATGCGCGAGGCCAACCCCCATCTGAGCCGCGAGCAGGCGCGCCATCTGACGATCTGGGGTGTGCGCCGCAACGAGAACGGCACGTATTCGTGGAAGTTCGACAACTACGTCCATGCGACGTCGCCTTACATGTTCAATTCGAAGGATGCGCGCGAGATTTGGGGACGCATCACGTGTCCGACGTATTTGATTCGCGGCGCGGAATCTTGGGCTGGTGATTGGGTCAAGGACGGCCGCTTCGCGACCTTCAAGAACGCCGGGACCACGACCGTCGAAAAAGCTGGCCACTGGGTGCATCACGATCAACTGGCAGAGTTCCTCGAGATCGTGCATCGCTTTCTTGAGATTTAG